One Anopheles marshallii chromosome 3, idAnoMarsDA_429_01, whole genome shotgun sequence genomic region harbors:
- the LOC128711997 gene encoding eukaryotic translation initiation factor 3 subunit G isoform X2, whose translation MPALDDIKSSWADEVESDTASLPPPSEVIENGQKIVTEYKYNKDDKKVKVVRTYKISRIVVPKCVARRKSLSKFGDSAGDRPGPNPQTTMVSEDVFMQFITNKEEEQKNENVLDSMKNIVKCRTCEGEHWSFHCPYKNSAFDKPTKPAVAPVPETTTSSKPGKYVPPHMKETQGKAGIGGAMRGRDDTSAIRISNLSEAMTEADLEELVKKFGPHTKMFLSRDKSTGLCKGFAYVHFRSRRDAATAIDVLNGYGYDHLILSVEWSKPQNPQ comes from the exons ATGCCAGCATTGGACGATATCAAATCTTCGTGGGCGGATGAAGTTGAGTCGGATACGGCGTCCCTCCCACCACCATCTGAAGTTATCGAAAATGGGCAAAAGATCGTAACCGAGTACAAGTACAACAAGGACGACAAGAAGGTGAAGGTGGTGCGCACATACAAAATCAGCCGGATTGTGGTGCCGAAGTGTGTGGCTAGAAGGAAGAGTCTGTCCAAGTTTGGCGATTCGGCCGGGGATCGTCCAGGACCTAACCCGCAAACAACCATGGTCTCGGAAGATGTTTTCATGCAGTTCATCACCAACAAGGAGGAAGAGCAGAAGAATGAAAATGTGCTGGATTCGATGAAGAACATCGTCAAGTGTCGTACTTGCGAAGGAGAGCATTGGTCATTCCACTGCCCGTACAAGAATAGCGCGTTCGATAAGCCCACCAAGCCGGCGGTAGCTC cgGTACCGGAAACAACCACATCCAGCAAACCGGGCAAATATGTTCCGCCGCACATGAAGGAAACTCAAGGCAAGGCTGGCATTGGTGGTGCAATGCGTGGACGTGACGATACGAGTGCGATTCGTATTTCGAATCTTTCCGAAGCCATGACGGAAGCCGATTTGGAGGAGTTGGTTAAAAAATTCGGCCCACACACCAAGATGTTTCTGTCTCGGGACAAAAGCACTGGGCTGTGCAAAGGGTTTGCCTATGTTCATTTCCGTTCCCGCCGCGATGCAGCTACCGCGATCGATGTTCTCAATGGTTATGGTTACGATCATCTGATCTTAAGCGTAGAATGGTCCAAACCGCAAAACCCACAGTAA
- the LOC128711997 gene encoding eukaryotic translation initiation factor 3 subunit G isoform X1, which translates to MPALDDIKSSWADEVESDTASLPPPSEVIENGQKIVTEYKYNKDDKKVKVVRTYKISRIVVPKCVARRKSLSKFGDSAGDRPGPNPQTTMVSEDVFMQFITNKEEEQKNENVLDSMKNIVKCRTCEGEHWSFHCPYKNSAFDKPTKPAVARKSVPETTTSSKPGKYVPPHMKETQGKAGIGGAMRGRDDTSAIRISNLSEAMTEADLEELVKKFGPHTKMFLSRDKSTGLCKGFAYVHFRSRRDAATAIDVLNGYGYDHLILSVEWSKPQNPQ; encoded by the exons ATGCCAGCATTGGACGATATCAAATCTTCGTGGGCGGATGAAGTTGAGTCGGATACGGCGTCCCTCCCACCACCATCTGAAGTTATCGAAAATGGGCAAAAGATCGTAACCGAGTACAAGTACAACAAGGACGACAAGAAGGTGAAGGTGGTGCGCACATACAAAATCAGCCGGATTGTGGTGCCGAAGTGTGTGGCTAGAAGGAAGAGTCTGTCCAAGTTTGGCGATTCGGCCGGGGATCGTCCAGGACCTAACCCGCAAACAACCATGGTCTCGGAAGATGTTTTCATGCAGTTCATCACCAACAAGGAGGAAGAGCAGAAGAATGAAAATGTGCTGGATTCGATGAAGAACATCGTCAAGTGTCGTACTTGCGAAGGAGAGCATTGGTCATTCCACTGCCCGTACAAGAATAGCGCGTTCGATAAGCCCACCAAGCCGGCGGTAGCTCGTAAGT cgGTACCGGAAACAACCACATCCAGCAAACCGGGCAAATATGTTCCGCCGCACATGAAGGAAACTCAAGGCAAGGCTGGCATTGGTGGTGCAATGCGTGGACGTGACGATACGAGTGCGATTCGTATTTCGAATCTTTCCGAAGCCATGACGGAAGCCGATTTGGAGGAGTTGGTTAAAAAATTCGGCCCACACACCAAGATGTTTCTGTCTCGGGACAAAAGCACTGGGCTGTGCAAAGGGTTTGCCTATGTTCATTTCCGTTCCCGCCGCGATGCAGCTACCGCGATCGATGTTCTCAATGGTTATGGTTACGATCATCTGATCTTAAGCGTAGAATGGTCCAAACCGCAAAACCCACAGTAA